A stretch of the Psychroserpens sp. Hel_I_66 genome encodes the following:
- a CDS encoding peptidase M61, whose protein sequence is MKHILSIFAVSTLLMACGGSKSTVNDLATANPISTSINLSAVTNDKAPVVINPGRFTEEKVTFRLPKVVQGTYSISDFGKYIDDFKALDYDGKELTTTRVDDNTWTIENATKLDKIEYLVNDTFDQEGDTGGIGGEIPFSPSGTNIEPDNYVLNLHGFIGYFDSLKNAQYTLDVTAPASFVRTSALQNTNTASSEDGTQLTTTYFAPRYFDITDNPMMYGKLDVEEFMVGDIKIVLSVYSPNKVHTAESMKETVYKMMEAQKAYLGDVNSTPRYDIYLYLSDNSPEAPKGFGALEHHTSTVVVLPEQSTKEQLAASMIDVVAHEFFHIVTPLSVHSEDVHYFDYNQPTFSKHLWMYEGVTEYFAQHFQVYEGLVDPETFYATMNQKISGSMRMDDTMSFTTMSENVINEPYASNYYNVYQKGALIGMCIDILMREESNGNRSMLSLMKELSAKYGKEKPFVDDNLIDEITAMTYPSVGEFLNTHVVGTTPIDYEVFFKKAGLHYKDAKVETTYIQDGNGFIFDGDREKMVIFFSEGVKNNSFWADQGVMPGDVIKTINGEALTMVNAQAMIGAMYQWQPGQEINVLLDRDGKEVVVKTALTQSYTTAKKLVEMEDATPKQIEVRKAWLKG, encoded by the coding sequence ATGAAACACATTTTATCAATTTTTGCTGTAAGTACTTTGCTTATGGCTTGTGGAGGTTCTAAATCTACGGTTAATGATTTAGCAACCGCAAATCCTATTTCTACATCAATTAATTTGTCTGCAGTTACAAATGACAAGGCTCCTGTGGTTATAAATCCTGGACGTTTTACAGAAGAAAAAGTAACCTTTAGATTACCAAAAGTGGTACAAGGGACATATTCTATTAGTGACTTCGGAAAGTATATCGATGACTTTAAGGCTTTAGATTATGATGGAAAAGAATTGACTACAACACGAGTTGACGACAATACTTGGACCATTGAAAACGCTACAAAGTTAGACAAGATCGAATATTTGGTTAATGATACGTTTGACCAAGAAGGAGATACTGGAGGAATTGGTGGCGAAATTCCATTTTCACCATCTGGCACAAATATAGAACCAGATAACTATGTTTTAAATCTACATGGTTTTATTGGTTATTTTGATTCTTTAAAAAATGCGCAGTACACTTTAGATGTAACTGCTCCTGCAAGTTTTGTTCGCACATCTGCTTTACAAAACACAAATACAGCATCTAGCGAAGATGGTACTCAACTTACGACTACGTATTTTGCACCACGTTATTTTGATATTACAGACAATCCAATGATGTACGGTAAATTGGACGTCGAGGAATTTATGGTTGGAGATATTAAAATTGTATTGAGTGTATATTCTCCAAATAAAGTTCATACTGCAGAGAGTATGAAAGAGACTGTTTATAAAATGATGGAAGCTCAAAAAGCGTATTTAGGTGATGTAAATTCTACACCACGTTACGATATTTATTTGTACTTGTCTGATAACAGTCCAGAGGCTCCAAAAGGTTTTGGAGCTTTAGAACATCATACATCTACCGTTGTTGTATTGCCCGAGCAATCTACAAAAGAGCAGTTGGCAGCTTCAATGATTGACGTTGTTGCACATGAGTTTTTTCATATTGTGACTCCGCTTTCTGTACATTCTGAAGATGTGCATTACTTTGATTATAATCAACCTACATTCTCTAAACATTTATGGATGTACGAAGGAGTTACCGAATATTTTGCACAACACTTTCAAGTGTATGAAGGTTTAGTGGATCCTGAAACATTTTATGCTACAATGAACCAAAAAATTTCTGGGTCTATGCGTATGGATGATACTATGAGTTTCACCACAATGAGTGAGAATGTTATTAACGAGCCTTACGCTTCCAATTATTATAACGTATATCAAAAAGGTGCGCTAATTGGGATGTGTATTGATATTTTAATGAGAGAAGAGAGCAATGGAAATAGAAGTATGCTATCTTTAATGAAAGAATTATCTGCAAAATATGGTAAAGAAAAACCATTTGTTGATGATAATTTGATTGATGAAATTACAGCAATGACCTATCCTTCGGTTGGAGAATTTTTAAACACTCATGTTGTTGGTACAACTCCAATTGATTACGAAGTATTCTTTAAAAAAGCAGGTTTACATTATAAGGACGCTAAAGTAGAAACGACTTATATCCAAGATGGCAACGGATTTATCTTTGATGGAGACCGAGAGAAAATGGTGATTTTCTTTTCCGAAGGTGTGAAAAACAACAGCTTTTGGGCAGATCAAGGTGTAATGCCTGGAGATGTCATTAAAACTATAAATGGTGAAGCATTGACAATGGTAAATGCTCAAGCGATGATTGGTGCAATGTACCAATGGCAACCTGGTCAAGAAATCAATGTCCTACTTGATAGAGATGGGAAGGAAGTCGTTGTAAAAACAGCATTGACACAATCTTACACAACAGCTAAAAAATTAGTTGAAATGGAAGACGCTACTCCAAAACAAATAGAAGTTAGAAAAGCTTGGTTAAAAGGATAA
- a CDS encoding sensor histidine kinase: MQSPKLPSNELERLNAVKSYNILDTLPEGDYDNITKLVATICDVPISLITVLDKDRNFFKSRIGIPFSESPRNISFCGHTILEDDILIIPDARLDERFKDNPLIDGLKAIFYAGVPLINPEGYALGSICVFDHKPRELDQSQIGALKILGKQVVNLFELRKKNAVLESAKLELQKRNDQLKSFASHVSHDLKSPLANIISLTDLLRDENKEKLSEDSNEYINYIEESAIILKDYIDGILIYYQADELLEAQNEDVSLGDISEEIQQILLSKNDKLIFSKGVLIKNVNKAALSQILINLVDNALKYNDKPNRTVEIGYDADLFNHKFSVKDNGIGIPKDKQDFIFEIFKTVKNDFGKSSTGIGLSTVKNLVEKLGGKISVDSVVGEGSTFSFTLSKFNGEFPVKNLEACEIL; encoded by the coding sequence ATGCAAAGTCCCAAATTGCCAAGTAATGAGCTTGAGCGTTTAAATGCTGTAAAGTCTTATAATATACTTGATACATTGCCAGAAGGCGATTATGACAACATTACAAAATTGGTGGCGACCATATGTGATGTTCCCATTTCGCTTATTACGGTTTTAGATAAAGATAGAAATTTCTTTAAATCTCGTATAGGTATTCCTTTTAGTGAATCTCCTAGAAATATCTCTTTCTGTGGTCATACCATTTTGGAGGATGACATCTTAATTATTCCAGATGCTAGATTAGATGAGCGTTTTAAGGATAACCCATTAATTGATGGTCTTAAAGCTATATTTTATGCAGGTGTTCCTTTAATAAACCCAGAGGGCTATGCACTTGGCAGTATTTGCGTTTTTGACCATAAACCTAGGGAACTTGATCAATCACAAATAGGAGCTTTGAAAATTCTAGGTAAACAGGTCGTTAATTTATTTGAACTTCGGAAGAAAAACGCAGTTCTAGAATCTGCTAAGCTTGAACTACAAAAGCGAAATGACCAATTAAAATCTTTTGCAAGTCATGTATCCCATGATTTGAAATCACCATTGGCCAATATTATTTCCTTGACAGATTTGTTACGTGATGAGAATAAAGAAAAACTTTCTGAAGATTCAAATGAGTACATCAATTACATTGAAGAATCTGCCATTATCTTAAAGGATTATATTGACGGGATTTTAATATACTACCAAGCAGACGAGCTTTTAGAAGCTCAAAATGAGGATGTGAGCTTGGGCGATATTTCCGAAGAAATACAGCAAATACTGCTTTCTAAAAACGACAAACTCATCTTTTCAAAAGGTGTTTTAATTAAAAATGTCAATAAAGCTGCTTTGTCACAAATACTTATCAATCTTGTGGATAATGCACTTAAATATAATGATAAGCCTAATCGTACCGTTGAAATAGGATACGATGCCGATTTATTTAACCATAAATTCAGTGTTAAGGATAATGGGATTGGGATCCCTAAAGACAAACAAGATTTTATCTTTGAAATTTTCAAAACCGTTAAAAATGATTTTGGAAAATCTAGTACTGGTATCGGGCTAAGCACTGTCAAAAACCTGGTTGAGAAATTGGGTGGAAAAATCTCTGTAGATTCTGTTGTTGGAGAAGGAAGCACGTTCTCGTTTACACTTTCAAAATTTAACGGTGAATTCCCCGTCAAAAATCTTGAAGCATGCGAAATTTTATAA
- a CDS encoding TIGR02757 family protein, with translation MNKKDLKEFLDAKVELYNHPKFIESDPIQIPHQFSKNEDIEISGFLTATIAWGNRKSIINNANRMMDLLDQSPYDFVINHQDHDLDKLLPFVHRTFNGDDFIQFIKGLKHIYTYHNGLENVFSKISEEKNLQHSIHEFKNIFFEIDHLDRTKKHVSDPLKNSAAKRINMFLRWMVRQDNNGVDFGIWTSISPALLSCPLDVHSGNVARKLKLLKRKQNDGKALLELDTSLRKLDKDDPVKYDFALFGLGVFEKF, from the coding sequence TTGAACAAAAAAGACCTCAAAGAATTTCTAGACGCTAAAGTAGAGCTATATAACCATCCCAAATTTATTGAGAGTGATCCCATCCAAATCCCTCATCAATTTTCTAAAAATGAGGATATTGAAATTTCTGGATTTTTGACCGCAACCATTGCCTGGGGAAACCGAAAAAGCATCATCAATAATGCCAATAGAATGATGGACCTTTTAGATCAATCACCTTACGATTTTGTAATTAATCATCAAGATCATGACCTTGATAAATTACTTCCTTTTGTTCACAGAACCTTTAATGGTGATGATTTTATTCAGTTTATAAAAGGCTTGAAGCATATCTATACTTATCATAACGGACTGGAAAACGTGTTTTCTAAAATTTCCGAAGAAAAAAACCTTCAGCATTCTATCCATGAATTCAAAAATATCTTTTTTGAGATTGATCACTTAGATCGCACGAAAAAGCATGTGAGTGATCCGCTTAAAAATTCCGCAGCAAAACGCATCAATATGTTTTTACGTTGGATGGTTAGACAAGATAATAATGGTGTAGATTTTGGAATTTGGACGAGCATCTCTCCTGCTCTATTATCTTGCCCCTTAGATGTTCACTCCGGAAATGTTGCCAGAAAATTAAAACTTTTAAAGCGCAAACAAAATGATGGCAAAGCTCTATTAGAATTAGACACTTCGCTGAGAAAACTGGATAAAGATGATCCCGTAAAATATGATTTTGCACTTTTTGGATTAGGTGTTTTTGAAAAATTTTAA
- a CDS encoding ABC transporter ATP-binding protein, giving the protein MIKAKNIHKYYGDLHVLKGVDLEIKKGEVVSIVGASGAGKTTLLQIIGTLDQIEKNTPSELVINEVSIPQLGDKALAKFRNEHIGFIFQFHQLLPEFTALENVCIPAFIFGKSQSQAETRAKELLDFLGLSHRYNHKPNELSGGEQQRVAVARALVNNPSLIFADEPSGNLDSESAENLHNLFFKLRDEFGQTFVIVTHNEELADMADRKLTMVDGKIV; this is encoded by the coding sequence ATGATCAAAGCAAAAAACATTCATAAATATTACGGAGATTTACACGTTTTGAAAGGTGTAGATTTAGAGATCAAAAAGGGCGAAGTGGTATCTATTGTTGGTGCATCAGGTGCTGGAAAAACCACATTGCTTCAAATTATTGGTACGCTTGATCAAATCGAAAAAAACACGCCTAGTGAACTGGTGATTAATGAAGTGTCCATTCCGCAATTGGGAGACAAGGCGTTAGCCAAATTCAGAAATGAGCATATTGGCTTTATATTCCAGTTCCATCAATTATTACCAGAGTTTACCGCTTTAGAGAATGTTTGTATTCCTGCTTTTATCTTCGGAAAATCGCAATCGCAAGCCGAAACTCGCGCCAAAGAACTGCTAGACTTTTTGGGACTATCACATCGTTACAACCATAAACCGAACGAACTTTCTGGTGGAGAGCAACAACGTGTTGCAGTTGCACGAGCTTTGGTCAATAATCCAAGCCTTATTTTTGCAGATGAACCTTCTGGAAATCTCGACAGTGAATCTGCCGAAAACCTTCACAACCTCTTTTTCAAACTTCGTGATGAATTTGGTCAAACCTTCGTCATCGTAACCCACAACGAAGAATTAGCAGACATGGCAGACCGAAAATTAACGATGGTTGATGGGAAGATTGTTTAG
- a CDS encoding DUF5916 domain-containing protein has translation MNIRSFICFFLLFSLLTHAQEKKQLQIERTETPPKIDGILDDLVWETAQEAKGFTQFKPDAGVKDSLENRTIVKMTYDDKAIYVAAYLYDDPSKIMSQLTSRDDFGQTDFFALILNPNNDAQNDTEFFVFSSGTQADAVASPSNGEDFGWNAVWESAVKINDDGWAVEMEIPYRCLRFANQEEQTWGVQFHRFFRRYRSQYTWNPIDITKGNIGLYHGEIVGLNNIEPPTRLSFYPFSTGIINSFDGETETDLKFGLDVKYGITENFTLDMTLVPDFSQAGFDNLSLNLGPFEQTFSEQRQFFTEGVDLFNKGGLFFSRRVGSPPTGRVILNENEQVFNQSNIVKVLNAAKISGRTKKGLGVGFFNAITEKTFATTRDTLTGALRDQVIEPLSNYNILVLDQQFNQNSSISIVNTNVTRNGNFRDANVTALIADITNKRNTYNLYGEAKMSNVNLADETSTGLSSLFIASKIHGNYRYSFDHSYADTNYDINDLGLIFRNNYNNFGVDFGHRIFEPTKNFISRNWNTYINYTRLADPGVFTGFGFGGNINFQLKEKLHGFGANLDIEAGKQYDYFEPRQANRFFVYENLVNSRVYFSSNYNNTFAYDINLGGALYFEDGRDTNQYFIGIEPRVRISDKFLIIYSFDIDKIFKDRGYANNSNGLDNEIVFGQRDQTTIVNQVRGNYNFNPFHALGLTFRNYWSVVEYENEVYFLEENGQLQNTGNPFESLGLGNSDVNFSTWNLDLNYTWQFAPGSFLTALYRNQLFNNDRDASRSYSESVNTLFEQPVLHSFSLRIQYFIDYNDIKRVFKKKDRNTEKQLGYISRDFNSRLL, from the coding sequence ATGAATATCCGCTCATTTATTTGCTTCTTCCTGCTTTTTAGTCTCTTAACCCACGCTCAAGAAAAAAAACAACTTCAAATAGAACGTACAGAAACACCACCAAAAATTGATGGTATTTTAGATGACCTTGTTTGGGAAACTGCTCAAGAAGCTAAAGGCTTTACTCAATTTAAACCAGATGCTGGTGTGAAAGATTCTCTGGAAAACAGAACAATCGTAAAAATGACCTACGATGATAAGGCTATTTATGTTGCTGCTTATCTTTACGATGATCCTTCAAAAATCATGAGTCAATTAACAAGTAGAGATGATTTTGGTCAAACCGATTTTTTTGCGCTTATACTCAACCCAAACAATGATGCACAAAATGATACAGAGTTTTTCGTTTTTAGCTCTGGCACCCAAGCAGATGCTGTAGCTAGTCCCAGTAATGGTGAAGATTTTGGTTGGAACGCAGTCTGGGAAAGTGCTGTTAAAATTAATGACGATGGTTGGGCTGTAGAAATGGAAATCCCATATCGTTGTTTGCGGTTTGCCAATCAAGAGGAACAGACTTGGGGAGTTCAATTTCATAGATTTTTTAGGCGTTACCGATCACAGTATACGTGGAACCCTATCGACATTACTAAAGGAAATATCGGTTTGTATCATGGAGAAATTGTAGGATTAAATAATATAGAGCCTCCTACTCGACTTTCTTTTTATCCATTTTCAACAGGAATAATAAATAGTTTTGATGGTGAGACAGAAACAGATTTAAAATTTGGTTTAGACGTTAAATATGGGATTACTGAAAATTTCACACTCGATATGACGCTCGTGCCCGATTTTAGCCAAGCTGGTTTTGATAATCTCTCGCTTAATTTAGGACCGTTTGAGCAAACGTTTTCTGAACAGCGCCAATTTTTTACCGAAGGTGTTGACCTTTTCAACAAAGGAGGTCTATTCTTTTCAAGACGTGTTGGGAGTCCACCAACGGGAAGAGTCATACTCAATGAAAACGAGCAAGTTTTTAACCAATCTAACATTGTAAAGGTTTTGAATGCAGCTAAAATATCTGGTAGAACAAAAAAAGGTTTAGGCGTTGGTTTTTTTAATGCCATAACCGAAAAAACATTTGCAACCACAAGAGACACACTCACTGGAGCCTTAAGAGATCAAGTTATAGAACCACTTTCTAATTACAATATTTTGGTGTTAGACCAACAGTTTAATCAAAACTCATCTATAAGCATCGTAAACACCAATGTGACCAGAAATGGTAATTTTAGAGATGCCAATGTAACTGCTTTAATTGCAGATATTACCAATAAAAGAAACACTTACAATTTATATGGTGAGGCAAAAATGAGTAATGTAAACTTAGCAGATGAAACATCAACTGGTTTAAGTAGCTTATTTATTGCAAGTAAAATTCATGGTAATTATAGATACAGCTTTGATCATAGTTACGCAGATACCAATTATGACATCAATGATTTAGGACTTATTTTCAGAAATAACTATAATAACTTTGGTGTCGATTTTGGGCATCGAATCTTCGAACCCACTAAAAACTTCATTAGTAGAAACTGGAACACGTACATCAACTACACAAGATTAGCAGATCCAGGCGTTTTTACAGGCTTTGGTTTTGGCGGAAATATCAACTTTCAGCTTAAAGAAAAATTACACGGTTTTGGTGCCAATTTAGATATTGAAGCAGGAAAACAGTACGATTACTTTGAGCCACGTCAAGCTAATCGTTTTTTTGTTTATGAAAACTTAGTGAATTCTAGAGTTTACTTTTCCTCAAATTACAATAACACCTTTGCTTATGACATCAATTTGGGTGGTGCCTTATATTTTGAAGATGGCAGAGATACCAACCAATATTTTATTGGCATAGAACCACGGGTTAGAATTAGTGATAAGTTTTTAATTATTTATTCTTTTGATATCGATAAGATTTTTAAAGACCGTGGCTATGCCAACAATTCAAATGGTTTAGATAACGAAATTGTATTTGGGCAACGTGACCAAACGACCATAGTAAATCAAGTTCGCGGTAACTATAATTTCAACCCGTTTCATGCCTTAGGCTTAACCTTTAGAAACTATTGGTCTGTAGTTGAGTATGAAAATGAGGTTTATTTCTTAGAGGAAAATGGCCAGCTCCAAAACACAGGCAATCCTTTTGAAAGTCTTGGCTTAGGAAATTCTGATGTTAATTTTAGCACTTGGAATTTAGATCTCAACTACACATGGCAGTTTGCACCAGGAAGTTTTTTAACCGCACTCTATAGAAATCAATTATTCAATAATGATAGAGATGCTTCGAGAAGCTACAGCGAGAGCGTGAACACCCTTTTTGAGCAACCCGTTCTCCATTCGTTTTCGTTGAGAATTCAATATTTTATAGATTACAACGACATCAAACGTGTCTTTAAAAAGAAAGACCGAAACACAGAAAAGCAATTGGGCTATATCTCTAGGGATTTTAACTCACGATTACTTTAA
- the folE gene encoding GTP cyclohydrolase I FolE: MPYQKFEEYNMQVTDDVKQRYKKIIEDLGEDTSRDGLLKTPERASKAMQFLTQGYHQDAAEILKSAMFKEDYNDMVIVKDIEIYSLCEHHILPFFGKAHIAYIPKGQIVGLSKLPRIVDVFARRLQVQERLTHQILDCINDTLKPEGVAVVIEASHMCMMMRGVQKQNSVTTTSGFRGAFENIETRTEFLNLINAKLS, encoded by the coding sequence ATGCCTTATCAAAAGTTTGAAGAATACAATATGCAAGTGACAGACGATGTAAAACAACGTTACAAGAAAATCATTGAAGATTTAGGAGAAGATACCAGTCGTGACGGACTTTTAAAAACTCCAGAACGCGCTTCAAAAGCCATGCAGTTCTTAACACAAGGCTATCACCAAGATGCTGCCGAAATATTAAAGAGTGCCATGTTTAAAGAGGATTACAATGATATGGTCATTGTAAAGGATATTGAGATATATTCCCTATGCGAGCATCATATTCTTCCTTTCTTCGGAAAAGCGCACATCGCATACATTCCAAAAGGACAAATTGTTGGGCTAAGTAAATTACCAAGAATTGTAGATGTTTTTGCTCGTCGTTTACAAGTGCAGGAACGCTTGACACATCAAATTTTAGATTGCATTAATGATACCTTAAAACCCGAAGGTGTGGCAGTCGTGATAGAAGCCTCTCATATGTGCATGATGATGCGAGGCGTTCAAAAACAGAACTCCGTAACCACAACGTCTGGCTTTAGAGGTGCATTTGAAAACATAGAAACAAGAACCGAATTTTTAAACCTCATAAACGCTAAACTGTCATAA
- a CDS encoding CDP-alcohol phosphatidyltransferase family protein, giving the protein MSKLPKAHKFIDLSDYGRPFARVIAASLKQTSFTPVHVTIAFIISGLIGVVCIVYGYFWAAAFFLIFKSILDAADGELARLKQTPSYTGRFLDSVADIILNAIILIAVWWISDAYLWMTVLAFIGIQLQGTLYNYYYVILRSQFEGDTTSRIFENKTPIALAGEKQSHVNVLFKLYKSLYGNFDKAIYALDTNASRGKITPNWLMTSISTFGLGFQLLLIAIFLVMGWKEFIIPFFIMYSLMIFVFIGIRKVFYGR; this is encoded by the coding sequence ATGTCAAAACTACCCAAAGCGCATAAATTTATTGATCTTTCAGACTATGGAAGACCTTTTGCACGAGTTATTGCTGCATCATTGAAACAGACCAGCTTTACTCCTGTTCATGTCACAATCGCATTTATCATTTCTGGTTTAATTGGAGTGGTTTGTATTGTTTACGGTTACTTCTGGGCAGCTGCTTTCTTTTTAATATTTAAATCTATTTTGGATGCTGCAGATGGTGAATTGGCTCGACTAAAACAAACACCTTCTTACACGGGTCGTTTTCTAGATTCGGTTGCAGATATTATATTGAATGCGATAATTTTAATTGCTGTATGGTGGATTAGTGACGCTTATCTTTGGATGACTGTTTTGGCGTTTATTGGGATTCAGCTTCAAGGGACTTTATATAATTACTACTATGTGATTTTAAGAAGTCAATTTGAAGGAGATACCACCAGTAGAATTTTTGAAAACAAAACACCTATAGCTTTGGCAGGTGAAAAACAAAGTCATGTCAATGTTTTGTTTAAACTATATAAAAGTCTCTACGGAAACTTTGACAAAGCTATCTATGCGTTAGACACCAATGCATCCCGAGGAAAAATAACACCTAATTGGCTAATGACCTCTATTTCTACATTCGGATTGGGATTTCAATTATTATTAATTGCCATCTTTTTGGTAATGGGTTGGAAAGAATTTATCATCCCGTTTTTTATTATGTATTCTTTGATGATTTTTGTGTTTATTGGGATTAGGAAAGTGTTTTATGGTAGGTAA